One Ctenopharyngodon idella isolate HZGC_01 chromosome 9, HZGC01, whole genome shotgun sequence DNA window includes the following coding sequences:
- the dhrs9 gene encoding LOW QUALITY PROTEIN: dehydrogenase/reductase SDR family member 9 (The sequence of the model RefSeq protein was modified relative to this genomic sequence to represent the inferred CDS: deleted 1 base in 1 codon) — MFLYVVGLIVLLFVYRWFRELGRVPNKSEKFVYITGCDTGFGNLLARHLDTKGFRVIAGCYTEKGEDELKKACSDKLTVLHLDVTDNDSIKKVADTIKTLVGQKGLWAMVNNAGISFPTAPHDWLDIGDFKQMINVNLIGVVAVTLSVLPLIKKAKGRVVNVASVFGRISTMGGAYCITKYGVEAFNDSLRRNMAPFGVKVLCIEPGFFKTVVTDSTVFESHMERLWKKLPQDVKDEYGSDFIDRTKLVIKEKIDKIVDPDLMKVVSCMEHAVAAVHPRTRYSPGWDAKFLWLPLSYMPTFISDAFILKSAVKPKVSVV; from the exons ATGTTCCTGTACGTGGTTGGTCTCATAGTCTTGCTCTTTGTCTATCGGTGGTTCAGAGAACTGGGAAGAGTTCCCAACAAATCGGAGAAGTTTGTGTATATCACAGGCTGTGACACGGGCTTTGGGAATCTCTTGGCCAGACACTTGGACACAAAGGGTTTCCGTGTCATCGCAGGCTGCTACACAGAGAAGGGAGAGGATGAGCTGAAGAAGGCCTGCTCCGACAAACTCACAGTGCTGCATTTGGATGTCACC GATAATGACAGCATTAAAAAAGTAGCCGACACCATTAAAACCCTGGTGGGACAGAAGG GTCTGTGGGCTATGGTCAACAACGCTGGTATTTCTTTCCCAACTGCTCCCCATGACTGGCTAGATATTGGGGACTTTAAACAAATGATCAATGTGAATCTGATCGGGGTTGTAGCCGTTACTCTGAGTGTGTTACCGCTCATTAAGAAAGCCAAGGGCAGAGTGGTCAACGTGGCCAGTGTGTTTGGACGGATTAGTACCATGGGAGGGGCGTACTGCATTACTAAGTATGGAGTAGAAGCTTTTAATGACAGTCTAAG GAGGAACATGGCACCATTTGGAGTGAAGGTTTTATGCATTGAACCTGGATTCTTCAAAACAGTTGTTACTGACTCCACTGTCTTTGAGAGTCATATGGAGAGATTATGGAAGAAGTTGCCTCAGGATGTGAAGGATGAGTACGGCAGTGATTTCATAGACAGAA CAAAGCTGGTGATTAAGGAGAAGATTGATAAGATTGTGGATCCAGATCTGATGAAGGTGGTGAGCTGTATGGAGCATGCTGTGGCTGCTGTCCATCCCCGTACCAGATATTCTCCAGGCTGGGATGCCAAGTTTCTCTGGCTGCCTCTCTCCTACATGCCAACCTTCATCTCAGATGCTTTCATCTTAAAAAGTGCAGTTAAACCcaaagtttcagttgtgtaA
- the rdh1 gene encoding retinol dehydrogenase 1, with product MVFFSADPLCCWVSLAALALAAAVVWFYRDSRHITGIHEKYVLVTGCDSGFGNLAARQLDRRGFHVIAACLTEPGASRLRAAASPRLKTLLLNVTDSASIKSALERVRSETGERGLWGLVNNAGISVPIGPTDWMQPEDFTKVLDVNLMGLIEVTLNFLPLLKKARGRVVNVASILGRLSIIGGGYCLSKWGVEAFSDSLRRDMMHFGVKVSIIEPGFFKTQVTDLSLIEDDLKKRWNNLPAEVRGAYGDSYLQDYIKLQAFSMRILASSDLSKVTSCMQHALSARYPRTRYAAGWDAKFLWIPLSYLPTCIADVIVNLLMPSPKET from the exons ATG GTGTTCTTCAGCGCTGATCCGCTGTGCTGCTGGGTTTCACTGGCTGCTCTAGCGCTCGCCGCCGCTGTGGTCTGGTTCTACAGAGACTCCCGTCACATCACCGGCATCCACGAGAAATACGTCCTAGTGACGGGCTGCGATAGCGGCTTCGGAAACCTCGCGGCGCGGCAGCTCGACCGACGGGGGTTTCATGTAATCGCCGCGTGTCTCACCGAACCTGGTGCCTCCAGACTGCGCGCGGCGGCCTCCCCCAGACTGAAGACGCTTCTGCTCAATGTTACCGACAGCGCGAGCATCAAGAGCGCGCTGGAGCGCGTGCGCAGCGAGACCGGGGAGAGAG GTCTGTGGGGTTTAGTCAACAATGCCGGCATCTCGGTCCCCATCGGCCCCACAGATTGGATGCAGCCGGAGGACTTTACGAAGGTTCTGGACGTAAACCTCATGGGCCTCATCGAGGTGACGCTGAACTTCCTTCCTCTGCTGAAGAAGGCCCGGGGTCGGGTGGTGAACGTGGCCAGCATACTGGGCAGACTCTCAATCATCGGGGGAGGATATTGTCTCTCTAAATGGGGTGTGGAGGCGTTCTCTGATAGCTTGAG GAGGGATATGATGCACTTTGGAGTGAAGGTAAGTATCATTGAACCAGGCTTCTTTAAGACACAAGTAACAGATTTGAGCCTCATTGAAGATGATCTGAAGAAACGGTGGAACAACCTCCCAGCAGAGGTCAGGGGAGCCTACGGGGACTCATACCTGCAGGACT ATATAAAGTTGCAGGCGTTCTCCATGAGGATTCTGGCAAGTAGTGACCTTTCCAAAGTGACATCATGCATGCAGCACGCTCTTTCAGCACGCTATCCCCGAACACGCTACGCCGCAGGCTGGGACGCCAAGTTTCTCTGGATTCCCCTCTCGTACCTGCCTACTTGTATAGCAGACGTCATCGTGAACCTTCTAATGCCTTCTCCAAAGGAGACCTGA